The genomic DNA TCGTCTTTATGAGCCAGGGCGATTATCGTGCGGGCAAGTGGACCCCCTTCCATTGGCTTACCTCTCCAACGCGGGGCTTTCATCCAGGAGTATTTTTTGCCCATGTCAAGAAATTCCCACGGCGGTGTTGGTCCAGTATACTTCGGGTTCGTTTCCCCTTCCCAGGGATGAAACGCGATTTTATCACCCTTTGAATATTCAAACCAAGAGTAGGAAACATATTCTTGAATTTGCTCTGGATCAGTTGGATCAACTTCGTGGACTTCGTTCAAGTTTCCGTTTAAAACGACTCCACCCTTCCACCTGTTCGTCTTCATAATAGTTTTGACATCGGCTGATACTTCTGGGAACTCACCGTAGTCAAGGACACCTTTATCACTTACGCCACCGCCCCATTTTGCCCATTCCTTATAGAAAGACATTATCGCAACGAGATCGGGCCAGTAGAGTTGCTCAACGATTTGCTCTGCTTCTTCAATTTTTGATTTAACAAGCGCTAGTTTATCAATGTTTATCGCGTCGGGATGATTTAAATTGATAGCACATGGCATACCTCCAACGATCAAATTTGGATGCGGATTTTTACCACCGAAAACAGCATGAATTTTAACAATCTCCTTTTGCCAATTCAAAGCTTCAATGTAATGAGCAACAGCTAGGAGATTAACCTCTGGGGGAAGCTTATATCCGGGGTGACCCCAATATGCGTTGGCGAAAATTCCAAGCTGACCCGACTCGACGAATTTCTTCAGCCGATTTTGAACATCAGTGAAATATCCAACGGATGACTTTGGCCAATTTGAAATTTTTTGAGCAAGCTCAGCCGTTGCCTTTGGGTTAGCTTTCAAAGCGGATACGACATCAACCCAATCAAGGGCGTGGAGATGATAGAAGTGAACCACATGGTCATGGACGAAAAGCGTAGCGATCATTATGTTTCTTATCAAGTTCGCATTTTTCGGAATTTCAATTTTGAGTGCGTCTTCAATTGCTCTGACGGATGTAACTGCATGCACAAGGGTGCAGACACCGCAAATCCTTTCAGCTAACGCCCAAGCTTCCCTTGGGTCGCGATCACGCAAAATTATTTCAATTCCTCTGAAAAGAGCGCTTGTGCATGAGGCATCCTTAACAACATTTCCATCAACAATAGCTTGAACTCTTAAATGACCCTCAATTCGGGTCATCGGGTCTATTACAACTTTTTGTGCCATTTTTCACTCCTCCTTTTGTTTCTTTTCTTCAACTTTTGATTCTTTCGCTTTCTGGGTTGCTTTTTTAACAATTGAAGCTACAAGATGAGCCCCTGTTGCAACTGCAACCCCAATTGCAAATCCTTTACCTATGTCATCAGCCGTTGCAAATCCAGGCAAAGGAACATCCGCAACATGTTGATAAAGTGGTCTATTGTCCCAATAATCTGGCTCGGAACAACCAAGGCAGGGATGTCCAGATTGAATCGGAAAGCTTGTCCCTTCATTCCATCTGACAACCGAACAAGCATTATATGTGACCGGTCCCCTACAACCAACTTTATACAGACACCATCCCTTTCTTGCTCCTTCATCATCAAATTTCTCAACGAACATACCCGCATCAAAAAATGCTCTGCGATAACATTTGTCATGAATTCTCTGTCCATAAAACACCCTCGGTCGTTTCAAGTTATCAAGCGCTGGCAAAGAGTCAAATGTAATTAAATGAACTATCGTTCCGACAATAACTTCAGCTATTGGCGGGCAACCCGGGATATTTACAACTGGCTTATCGCTTATCAACTTGTAAATCGGTTTAGCTCCCGTTGGATTTGGATGTGCTGTCGTGACACAACCGAATGAGGAACAAGAACCGACGGAGATGATCGCTTTTGCGCCTTGAGAAGCTTTTTTAAGATATTCAAGCGCTGTCATTCCGCCAACTGTGCAATAAACACCCCCATCCTTTGTTGGGACAGAACCCTCAACAGCGAGGATATAATTTCCAAAGTTCTTTTTCATCCCCTCCCAAACTATTTCCTCCGCTTGATGACCAGCTGCAACTTGAATCGTTTCCATATAGTCAAGCGAGATTATATTTAAGACGACATCTGAAATCAACGGATGTGAAGACCTTATCAATGACTCCGTGCAACAAGTGCAAGCTGCAAAGTTAAGCCAATAAATTGGGGGACGAGGTTTTGACTCAAGGGCACGAACAATTTTCGGAAACATTGTGCTCTCAAGCCCAAGATAGGCGGTGGTAAGAAGACAGAACCTCAAAAAATCACGCCTTGAGATCCCGCTTCTTTTCACCGCCTCATAAAATGTCTCCTGCCTCTGCATCTTTAAAACCTCCCTTTGTTTTATCAAATTTGTTTTTCAAGTTGAACAAATCTCCCATATTTAAATCCCATCTTCCGCAAAAAGCCGAGCGTCTCCTCATCCGCAAATTCAGTAACCGTGCAAACCCTTCTCAATCCAAGCTCCCTAACCTTGTCAAGAAACTCAACCAAAAGACGTCTTCCAATGCCTCTCCTTCTGTAATCCGGATGGACAACAATTGCTATAAGCCAAGCACACTCAGGACCTTGATACCATTTGGGTTGCGTATCCCCAAAAATAAATCCAACTGGCTTGTCGCCAAGATAGGCAATTCTACCAAACAAACTTCCCGAACTCTGTATTTCTTTTAAAAGTTCAATAAACATCCTCTCACAAAAAAAGCTATAACATCCCTTCTCTTTTAATTCCTTTTGAAACTTTACAATATGCTCCATATCGTAAGCCGAAAACTCCTTAGTTTCAATCTTCTCAAAAAGTTGCCTCTTCAAATTCAAAGCAAACTTTGTTCAAAAATTTTAACAGGTTTAGAGGAAGGTGCTGTCATCCCGATGAGGTCGCGAAAACCGTTGAATTTATCTATGTTAATTTTGACTTTTCTTCTGATGACACTTTTTATAAGTCCCGCATATTTAACATCTCCAACGATTTCGGCACCAATGAGGCGATTTCTTTCAAAATAGTAAAGTTCAATAACCCCGTCGCCTTTAATTTCCTTGCGAAGTTTCTCTTCATCGTAAACATCTCCGATTGAAAAGTAAACCTTATCAAAAACGGTAAGCGAATTAACTCTTATACCGCCCTCGTAATTAACATTCTTTCCTACGATATTTGCCCCCGCAACCCTTCCCGTTTCCATTGCGTTAGCCCAAACAGGGAAAGGTCTTATTGAGTCATCAATTACGCTTCTTAGCTCAATGCAATCACCAGCAGCGTAAATATCTGGCTCAGATGTGCGCATTTTGTCGTCAACAAGAATTCCACCCCTTGGTCCAAACTTCAAAACACCACTTACAAAATCAACATTTGGAACAACCCCAACCCCGATTATCACAGATGAGCATTTTATCTTTCTTTTATTCGTCTTTACGGACTTAACAGGATTTCCTGATATTTCAATTGGCTTCTCCTCTTTTAAAATTTCAATCCCATTTTCAATAAGTTGTCTCTCAATCATTTCCGCAACCCGTCTGCTGAAAACAGTGCTCAAGATGTAAGGCGCTATCTCAATTATTGTTATCCTCTTTTTAAACCTTAAAAGTGCAAGTGCCGACTCAACACCAACCGGTCCGCCCCCAATTATGACAACCTCTTTTGAATCATCACTTTTGATTTTTTCTGCGTCCTCATAAGTTCTCAAAACATAAACCCTCTTATTCCTCTCCCCCGGGATACCGGGTAACCTCGGCGAAGCCCCACTTGCTATAAGGAGTTTATCATACTTGTATTCACTCTTGTCAGTCATTAAAACTTTATTTTTAGCGTCAACCTTAATAGCTCGCTCGCCAAGTTTCAGGTTCACATTCATATACCTGTAAAAGTCATCTCGTATTGAAAATAAATTTTCCTTTGACAAGGTCCCCTCAATATAATAGGGCAAAACGACCGGGGAATAGTAAGGCATCCCCGGCTCAAGCGCTTCCTTTGAGATTACATTTATTGAACTTTTCGTGTCCCATTTTCTTATCTCGCGAACGGCTGAGATGCTTGCGATACTATTTCCTACGATAAAAATTTTCACAAAAACTTACTCATTTAATTTTGAATCAGCTCTTTAAAAAGTTTTTTAATCGCCAGAACAAAAGGCGAACCTGATTTGATCAACGGCTCAACCAACGGCTCAAATCTAAAAACATTTTCATCCCACGGCAAGAAATAAATTGGCAAGTTCAAAATCTTGCTATCAAGTCCCGATAAAATTTCCCTTACCTTTGTCTCTTCATCTCTAACTTTGTTGAAAACAAGATGGATATGTGGAATCCCCAATTTTTTCGCCAGATTCACTGCTTGATTTAGCACAAAGATAGAATTAAATGTTGGCTCGGAAACAATTACAGCGTGATGAAATCCTTTTGCTATCGCCCTCCCAAAGTGTTCAAGTCCAGCTTCTGTGTCCATAATTATGACCTCTCCTTTGCGTAAATTGATATAATTTACAACCGCCTGAAGCAAATCATTTTCAGGGCATGCACATCCGACCCCGGGTTGTTGAAAAGTTCCCATTACAAGAAGGTTTAAATTTTCCCTGATCCTTAGACCAAATCTATCAACGACATCACTGACATCAGGGTTTAATCTGAAGAACAGCCCCCAACCTGTCCCTGGTCTTGCACCTGTTTTCTCTTCAATATAATCAAGCTGTTTATTTAGCGGGATAATTTCATTTGCTTTTTCAAAAGGCACTCCAAGTGCGAAAGGTAAATTCATCTGCGGGTCCT from Candidatus Thermokryptus mobilis includes the following:
- a CDS encoding nickel-dependent hydrogenase large subunit encodes the protein MAQKVVIDPMTRIEGHLRVQAIVDGNVVKDASCTSALFRGIEIILRDRDPREAWALAERICGVCTLVHAVTSVRAIEDALKIEIPKNANLIRNIMIATLFVHDHVVHFYHLHALDWVDVVSALKANPKATAELAQKISNWPKSSVGYFTDVQNRLKKFVESGQLGIFANAYWGHPGYKLPPEVNLLAVAHYIEALNWQKEIVKIHAVFGGKNPHPNLIVGGMPCAINLNHPDAINIDKLALVKSKIEEAEQIVEQLYWPDLVAIMSFYKEWAKWGGGVSDKGVLDYGEFPEVSADVKTIMKTNRWKGGVVLNGNLNEVHEVDPTDPEQIQEYVSYSWFEYSKGDKIAFHPWEGETNPKYTGPTPPWEFLDMGKKYSWMKAPRWRGKPMEGGPLARTIIALAHKDDEVKAYVDEALKRLDLPFKAIYSTLGRTIARGIETRRAMNMLKKLYDELITNIKAGDYQTANMEKWDPSTWPKDELKGVGVYAAPRGALAHWVKIKDRKIANYQAVVATTWNGSPRDAMGQRGPMEESLIGVPLHDPHKPLEILRVIHSFDPCLACSTHVLDVNGNEITKIEIL
- a CDS encoding hydrogenase small subunit, whose product is MQRQETFYEAVKRSGISRRDFLRFCLLTTAYLGLESTMFPKIVRALESKPRPPIYWLNFAACTCCTESLIRSSHPLISDVVLNIISLDYMETIQVAAGHQAEEIVWEGMKKNFGNYILAVEGSVPTKDGGVYCTVGGMTALEYLKKASQGAKAIISVGSCSSFGCVTTAHPNPTGAKPIYKLISDKPVVNIPGCPPIAEVIVGTIVHLITFDSLPALDNLKRPRVFYGQRIHDKCYRRAFFDAGMFVEKFDDEGARKGWCLYKVGCRGPVTYNACSVVRWNEGTSFPIQSGHPCLGCSEPDYWDNRPLYQHVADVPLPGFATADDIGKGFAIGVAVATGAHLVASIVKKATQKAKESKVEEKKQKEE
- a CDS encoding GNAT family N-acetyltransferase, which codes for MKRQLFEKIETKEFSAYDMEHIVKFQKELKEKGCYSFFCERMFIELLKEIQSSGSLFGRIAYLGDKPVGFIFGDTQPKWYQGPECAWLIAIVVHPDYRRRGIGRRLLVEFLDKVRELGLRRVCTVTEFADEETLGFLRKMGFKYGRFVQLEKQI
- a CDS encoding NAD(P)/FAD-dependent oxidoreductase, producing MKIFIVGNSIASISAVREIRKWDTKSSINVISKEALEPGMPYYSPVVLPYYIEGTLSKENLFSIRDDFYRYMNVNLKLGERAIKVDAKNKVLMTDKSEYKYDKLLIASGASPRLPGIPGERNKRVYVLRTYEDAEKIKSDDSKEVVIIGGGPVGVESALALLRFKKRITIIEIAPYILSTVFSRRVAEMIERQLIENGIEILKEEKPIEISGNPVKSVKTNKRKIKCSSVIIGVGVVPNVDFVSGVLKFGPRGGILVDDKMRTSEPDIYAAGDCIELRSVIDDSIRPFPVWANAMETGRVAGANIVGKNVNYEGGIRVNSLTVFDKVYFSIGDVYDEEKLRKEIKGDGVIELYYFERNRLIGAEIVGDVKYAGLIKSVIRRKVKINIDKFNGFRDLIGMTAPSSKPVKIFEQSLL
- a CDS encoding ATP-binding protein; the protein is MSFTTADEKERDKIIAEILSEIPDVENKVELGKRIVITGKGGVGKTVISAVLAYLFAEAGLKVLAVDEDPQMNLPFALGVPFEKANEIIPLNKQLDYIEEKTGARPGTGWGLFFRLNPDVSDVVDRFGLRIRENLNLLVMGTFQQPGVGCACPENDLLQAVVNYINLRKGEVIIMDTEAGLEHFGRAIAKGFHHAVIVSEPTFNSIFVLNQAVNLAKKLGIPHIHLVFNKVRDEETKVREILSGLDSKILNLPIYFLPWDENVFRFEPLVEPLIKSGSPFVLAIKKLFKELIQN